One part of the Aestuariirhabdus litorea genome encodes these proteins:
- a CDS encoding bifunctional metallophosphatase/5'-nucleotidase has product MFKTLRLWAALTTLVTVLPAMAQTITVLHTNDWQSRLLGFGPNLEYSPQSINDDDTRGGIARLATLINERRQAAGSQGPVLLLDGGDFSMGTLFHTLTRETGAELQLLTQLGYDAVTLGNHEFDFRPDGLARMFRAAQQHTPGLVPVLASNLVFDADDPADDSLQAVVEAGLIREGMLLERGGVTFGLFGLMGVDAGEVAPNKAPVTLAEQVDSAQRMVATLREQGAELVILLSHMGVIAGKDGQWEGEEVTLVQQVPGIDLVIGGHSHTPLSRPIMVGDTPIVQAGSEGQYLGELVLSREAGRVRVVDYQLHPVDDRTPGDPAITARIEALKAQVTAQVLQDFGYRFDQPLVTTPRTLTREYGDPVLGNLVTDALRAATGADIALTGNGTIRDDLWRGRSGVQAVSDLYRLEPLGIGELNDEPGYPLMKVWFRPPDLKSIFEVLLLGYQLRGDSYFPRLSGVRVTYNNYRPPFDRVTRVELGDSQRGYRELDLSADNPELFSIGGTTYVGGFTWLIGDISYGLLSATPRDASGRPLADIRATIVDGDETRAGVQEIKAWKALLDYFSALPDTSGDGIADIALDGVSGEQRMVERSSLSPGAMLANTGGIAWTLYSLVALLLILSLWLLLRFLKKRR; this is encoded by the coding sequence ATGTTTAAGACCCTGCGGCTGTGGGCCGCGCTGACCACCCTAGTGACTGTCCTGCCGGCGATGGCCCAGACCATTACGGTGCTCCACACCAACGACTGGCAATCGCGCCTGCTGGGGTTTGGCCCCAATCTGGAGTACAGCCCCCAGAGTATCAATGACGACGATACCCGCGGCGGCATTGCTCGCCTGGCCACCCTCATTAATGAACGGCGCCAGGCCGCCGGATCCCAGGGGCCGGTGTTGCTGCTTGACGGCGGCGACTTCAGCATGGGTACCCTGTTCCATACCCTCACTCGCGAGACCGGGGCCGAGCTGCAGCTGCTCACCCAACTGGGGTACGATGCCGTCACCCTGGGCAACCACGAGTTCGATTTTCGCCCCGATGGGCTGGCCAGGATGTTTCGCGCCGCCCAGCAACACACCCCCGGACTGGTGCCTGTATTGGCTTCCAACCTGGTGTTCGATGCCGACGACCCGGCCGATGACAGCCTGCAGGCGGTGGTCGAGGCGGGTCTGATCCGGGAGGGAATGTTGCTGGAGCGAGGGGGCGTCACCTTTGGCTTGTTCGGCCTGATGGGGGTGGATGCCGGTGAGGTGGCCCCCAACAAGGCGCCGGTGACCCTCGCTGAGCAGGTGGACAGTGCGCAACGGATGGTCGCCACCCTGCGCGAGCAGGGGGCAGAGCTGGTGATCCTGCTCTCCCATATGGGGGTGATTGCGGGCAAGGATGGCCAGTGGGAAGGGGAGGAGGTGACCCTGGTCCAGCAGGTGCCGGGTATCGACCTGGTGATCGGTGGCCACTCACACACCCCGCTTTCGCGCCCCATTATGGTGGGTGACACCCCTATTGTGCAGGCGGGTTCCGAGGGACAGTACCTGGGTGAGCTGGTGCTGTCGCGGGAGGCGGGCCGGGTGCGGGTGGTGGACTATCAGCTGCATCCGGTGGATGACCGTACTCCGGGCGACCCGGCGATCACTGCCCGTATTGAGGCCCTCAAGGCGCAGGTTACCGCGCAGGTGCTGCAGGACTTCGGCTACCGTTTCGATCAGCCGCTGGTCACCACACCCCGCACCCTGACCCGTGAATACGGGGATCCGGTGCTGGGTAACCTGGTCACCGATGCCCTGCGCGCCGCCACCGGGGCCGATATTGCCCTGACCGGCAACGGCACCATTCGCGACGACCTCTGGCGAGGGCGAAGCGGGGTGCAGGCGGTCTCCGATCTCTATCGGCTGGAGCCTCTGGGCATCGGCGAACTCAACGATGAACCCGGTTACCCCCTGATGAAGGTGTGGTTTCGGCCCCCCGACCTGAAGAGCATCTTCGAGGTATTGTTGCTGGGCTACCAGCTGCGGGGGGACTCCTACTTTCCCCGCTTATCGGGTGTGCGGGTTACCTACAATAACTATCGTCCCCCCTTCGACCGGGTTACCCGGGTGGAGCTGGGGGATTCGCAGCGGGGCTATCGGGAGCTCGATCTGTCGGCGGATAATCCCGAGCTCTTCAGCATTGGCGGCACCACCTACGTGGGCGGCTTTACCTGGCTGATCGGGGATATCAGCTACGGACTTCTGTCGGCTACCCCGCGGGATGCCTCCGGTCGGCCGCTGGCGGATATTCGCGCGACCATTGTGGACGGCGATGAAACACGAGCCGGGGTACAGGAGATCAAGGCCTGGAAAGCGCTACTCGACTACTTCAGTGCGCTGCCCGATACCAGCGGTGATGGTATCGCTGATATCGCCCTCGATGGAGTCAGCGGGGAGCAGCGCATGGTTGAGCGCTCCAGCCTGTCACCAGGGGCGATGCTGGCTAATACGGGGGGGATCGCGTGGACGCTATACTCGCTGGTGGCGCTGCTGCTGATACTCAGTCTCTGGCTGCTGTTACGTTTCTTAAAAAAGAGGCGCTGA
- the can gene encoding carbonate dehydratase: MTDLTNLLNNNREWAEKILQEDPDFFNKLSQQQSPQYLWIGCSDSRVPANEIVGLLPGELFVHRNVANVVIHTDLNCLAVLQYAVEVLKVKHIIVTGHYGCGGVKAALGQAELGLIDNWLRVIRDIYHQHQDRFNMLTDEEARADLLCELNVIEQVGNVCHTNIVQNAWRRGQDLSVHGWVYSVKDGIVKDLGVRVDGIKQVPEAYRVGNDED, from the coding sequence ATGACCGATCTCACTAACCTGTTAAACAACAATCGCGAGTGGGCCGAGAAGATCCTTCAGGAAGACCCGGATTTTTTCAACAAGCTCAGCCAGCAACAGTCCCCCCAATACCTCTGGATCGGTTGTTCCGACAGCCGGGTGCCGGCCAATGAGATTGTTGGCCTGCTTCCCGGCGAGCTGTTCGTGCATCGTAACGTAGCCAATGTGGTGATCCATACTGACCTCAACTGCCTTGCGGTACTTCAGTACGCGGTTGAGGTGTTAAAGGTCAAGCACATCATCGTTACCGGCCACTATGGCTGTGGCGGCGTCAAGGCGGCACTGGGGCAGGCGGAGCTGGGGCTGATCGACAACTGGCTGCGGGTGATTCGTGATATCTACCACCAGCACCAGGACCGTTTCAACATGCTGACGGACGAAGAGGCTCGGGCGGACCTGTTGTGTGAACTCAATGTGATCGAGCAGGTGGGTAATGTATGCCACACCAATATTGTCCAGAACGCCTGGCGTCGAGGACAGGATCTCTCCGTGCATGGTTGGGTCTATTCGGTCAAGGATGGCATCGTCAAGGATCTGGGGGTGCGGGTCGATGGCATCAAGCAGGTGCCCGAGGCTTACCGGGTTGGCAACGACGAGGACTAA
- a CDS encoding phenylacetate--CoA ligase family protein has protein sequence MYTTLVSRLLFPLHESLKRHSSVARHRQLEASQWLSREELEQLQRDNLRRFLCRIAEQVPWYTELFARLGFDPAQEDSMAALRQLPLMDKAVIRAHREELIARDAGPLAPFNTGGSSGEPLRFLVGKARKSHDIAAKWRATRWWGVDIGDPELVVWGSPVELGSQDRLRLLRDRMLRSHLLPAFEMSEANVQRYVDTIVQRRPRMLFGYPSALALIASFAERRNVPLDRLGIKVVFVTSERLYENQKATIERVFGAPTANGYGGRDAGFIAHQCPAGGMHISAEDLVVEILDADGNPLPAGERGEVVVTHTATHEFPFVRYRTGDLASLSTACCPCGRGLPLLERIEGRTTDFLLARDGTVLHALSLIYILRDLEAVREFRIVQESLEEIRLQLVVGDEYDPALEQQIIAGVRQRLGEVRVVVERLEELPRERSGKFRYVSSKLAVDWSSAAQPLSGPL, from the coding sequence ATGTACACCACCCTGGTCTCCCGCCTTCTATTCCCTCTCCACGAGTCCCTTAAACGCCATAGTAGCGTCGCCCGCCATCGCCAACTCGAAGCCTCCCAATGGCTAAGCCGGGAGGAGCTAGAGCAACTGCAACGGGATAACCTGCGCCGTTTCCTGTGCCGCATCGCCGAGCAGGTGCCCTGGTACACTGAGCTCTTTGCCCGCCTCGGATTTGATCCCGCCCAGGAGGACTCCATGGCGGCCCTGCGGCAGCTGCCGTTGATGGATAAGGCCGTTATCCGTGCCCATCGTGAAGAGCTGATCGCCCGCGACGCCGGCCCACTGGCCCCGTTTAATACCGGAGGCTCCAGTGGTGAGCCGCTCAGGTTCCTGGTAGGCAAGGCACGAAAAAGCCACGACATCGCGGCCAAGTGGCGAGCCACCCGTTGGTGGGGAGTGGATATTGGCGATCCGGAGCTGGTGGTCTGGGGCTCTCCGGTGGAGCTGGGCAGTCAGGATCGACTGCGCCTGTTACGCGACCGTATGCTGCGCAGCCACCTGCTACCGGCCTTCGAAATGAGCGAAGCCAATGTTCAGCGTTACGTAGACACCATCGTCCAGCGCCGCCCCCGCATGCTGTTTGGGTATCCCTCGGCGCTGGCCCTGATCGCCAGCTTTGCAGAGCGCCGCAACGTCCCCCTCGACCGGCTCGGCATCAAAGTGGTGTTTGTCACCTCCGAGCGTCTCTACGAGAACCAGAAAGCGACCATCGAGCGGGTATTCGGTGCTCCCACAGCCAACGGCTATGGCGGCCGGGACGCCGGTTTTATCGCCCACCAGTGTCCCGCTGGCGGCATGCACATCAGCGCTGAAGACCTGGTTGTCGAGATCCTTGATGCCGATGGCAACCCCCTCCCGGCCGGCGAGCGCGGGGAGGTGGTGGTGACCCACACCGCCACCCACGAATTTCCCTTTGTACGTTACCGCACCGGCGACCTGGCCAGCCTCAGTACCGCCTGCTGTCCCTGCGGCCGGGGGCTTCCCCTGCTGGAGCGTATCGAGGGGCGGACCACCGACTTTCTGCTGGCCCGCGATGGCACCGTGCTTCACGCCCTGTCGCTGATCTATATCCTGCGGGACCTGGAGGCGGTACGCGAGTTTCGGATAGTGCAGGAGAGTCTGGAGGAGATTCGCCTGCAACTGGTGGTCGGCGATGAGTATGACCCTGCACTGGAGCAGCAGATCATTGCCGGGGTGCGCCAGCGACTGGGGGAGGTTCGGGTGGTGGTCGAGCGTCTGGAGGAGCTTCCCCGCGAGCGCTCAGGCAAGTTTCGCTACGTCAGCAGCAAACTGGCGGTCGACTGGAGCTCGGCCGCGCAGCCCTTGAGCGGACCGCTTTAG